The Sphingobacteriales bacterium sequence ACATTATGGTCGGTAATTAAAATGCCGATATTTTTAAGTTTCAGGCGTGAAACGATATTTTGAATGTCTTCAACCGCGATGGGGTCGATACCGGCAAAAGGTTCATCCAGCAGAAAAAAATGAGGCTCTGTTGCCAATGAACGGGCTATCTCCGTCCTTCTTCTTTCCCCGCCCGAAAGTAAATCTCCACGTGTTTTTCTTACTTTTCCAAGTCCAAACTCATCTATCAGCTGATCAATTTTATAATTAATCTCTTTTTTTGTCAGTTTTCTGATTTCGAGAACCGCCCGGATATTGTCTTCCATACTAAGTTTTCTGAAAATAGAGGGTTCTTGCGGAAGATAGCTGATACCCAGTTGTCCCCTTTTATACATGGGCAGACGTGTAATATCCTGATTATCAAGGAAAACCTTTCCGCTATAAGGAACGACTAATCCGACTATCATATAAAATGTAGTGGTTTTTCCGGCACCATTTGGTCCTAACAATCCGACTATCTGCCCTTTGCTGATGTCGAGGCTGACATCATCAACCACCCTTCTTTTTTTATAAATTTTTACAAGATTTTCTGTGTGAAGTTTCATGTTTTCTTATTGTACAATATGTATGTCTTTAATATTCAACTGAATATAGGTGTTGCCATTCCAGATATTTTTTTCGATGTAAAAGCAAATATCAAATTCGTATTTGCTGATTTTTTTCAGCAGGTCTCCCATGCCGAAGGCAATGCAGCTGATTCTGGAACCATTGCAGCGAATGGCAAAACGCAAATGATTATTCCCGACAATTCTTGGTTCTTCGGCACACTTCATTTTTCTGAGGACAAAACGTGGTTTCATGTTTTCAGGGCCGAAGGGGGCAAATTTTTCAACGATGTCGATCAGGTTCAGGGAGATATGTTCGGGCCTGAGCTCGAGGTCGTATTCCACCATTGGGATTAGCATTTCGTCTGTTATCGATTCGCTGACAACCTGTTCAAATCTGTTTCTGAAAAGATCAAGCATATTTTTATCGAGGGAAAGGCCGGCAGCAAACTGGTGACCGCCAAATTTATCGAGGTATTCCCTGCATTTTTCAAGGGCTGAGTAGAGGTCAAAACCAGGGATACTCCGTGCGGAGCCCGTAAGCTGTCCGTCTGTTTCGGTCAGCAGGATGGTAGGCCGGTAGTAATAATCGATCAGGCGGGAGGCTACGATGCCGATTACTCCTTTATGCCAGCCGGGGTGGAAAAGAACGGTTGTTTTTGCATTTTTTAAGCTTTCATCATTATCTATCATCATCTTGGCTTCTTCAAGTGTATGAAGGTCAATGTCCTGCCTTTCCGTATTGTTGGTATTGATTTCCTGAAAAAACTTACCTGCTTCGGCAAGGGTTTTTGAAATAAGAAATTCAACGGTAATGCTGGCATGTGAAATTCTGCCGGAAGCATTCAGCCGGGGCCCTATCAGAAACACAAGGTCGTTGACATCCATTTTATGACCGGGTTTCAGGATGTTGAGCATGGCCTGAAACGGAATAGAAGGAAGGGTATTTAGTTTTTCAAGTCCGAGAAAACAAAGTGCTCTGTTTTCACCTGTCATGGGCACAATATCGGAAGCTATGCTGACAGCCACATAATCGAGCAGGCTGAAAATATCGAAGTTGGTGTTGTACTGGTTTTCATAGGCCTGTATAAGTTTGAAACCTACCCCGCAACCTGATAGCTCTTTGTAGGGATAAGGGCAGTCGGCCTGTTTGGGATTGAGTACTGCATAAGCGTTGGGAATATTATTTCCCGGATTGTGGTGGTCGCATATTATCATGTCGATGCCAAGACTTCTGGAGTATTCTGCATTTTCAATTTCCTTGATTCCGCAATCGAGGGCAATGATCAGGCTGATACCGTTTTTTTCGGCAAAGTCAACACCATCTTTTGAAATACCATAACCTTCGCTGAACCGGTCAGGCACATAATAACGCACATGGGGATAAAAAGAAGACAGATATTTATACATGATGCTGACCGCAGTCGTTCCATCCACATCATAATCACCATAAATGAGTATTTTTTCGTGGGAAGAAATGGCTTGATGCAGGCGGCTTACAGCTTTTTCCATGTTTTTCATCAAGAAGGGGTCGTGAAGGGTGAGGAGGCTGGGATTGAAATAATGTTTGGCTTCTTCAACGGTGGTAATTCCTCTTTGCAACAGTAGAACTGCTTCAATAATGCCAGAATTAAGCTGGTTTTTTAAACGCTCTGCCTCCTGCCTGGATGGCAATGGCTTTCCTATCCATCGTTTTTTTAAAACCATATCTATTCGTCTTTTTCCAGTAGTTTGTTAACCAGTTCAGGAACTCCTTCAACGGCTGTT is a genomic window containing:
- the lptB gene encoding LPS export ABC transporter ATP-binding protein, translating into MKLHTENLVKIYKKRRVVDDVSLDISKGQIVGLLGPNGAGKTTTFYMIVGLVVPYSGKVFLDNQDITRLPMYKRGQLGISYLPQEPSIFRKLSMEDNIRAVLEIRKLTKKEINYKIDQLIDEFGLGKVRKTRGDLLSGGERRRTEIARSLATEPHFFLLDEPFAGIDPIAVEDIQNIVSRLKLKNIGILITDHNVQETLSITDNAYLLYEGKILKKGTSTELAEDEQVRKLYLGQNFDLKLKVFEEIKSNIQQ
- the recJ gene encoding single-stranded-DNA-specific exonuclease RecJ, which codes for MVLKKRWIGKPLPSRQEAERLKNQLNSGIIEAVLLLQRGITTVEEAKHYFNPSLLTLHDPFLMKNMEKAVSRLHQAISSHEKILIYGDYDVDGTTAVSIMYKYLSSFYPHVRYYVPDRFSEGYGISKDGVDFAEKNGISLIIALDCGIKEIENAEYSRSLGIDMIICDHHNPGNNIPNAYAVLNPKQADCPYPYKELSGCGVGFKLIQAYENQYNTNFDIFSLLDYVAVSIASDIVPMTGENRALCFLGLEKLNTLPSIPFQAMLNILKPGHKMDVNDLVFLIGPRLNASGRISHASITVEFLISKTLAEAGKFFQEINTNNTERQDIDLHTLEEAKMMIDNDESLKNAKTTVLFHPGWHKGVIGIVASRLIDYYYRPTILLTETDGQLTGSARSIPGFDLYSALEKCREYLDKFGGHQFAAGLSLDKNMLDLFRNRFEQVVSESITDEMLIPMVEYDLELRPEHISLNLIDIVEKFAPFGPENMKPRFVLRKMKCAEEPRIVGNNHLRFAIRCNGSRISCIAFGMGDLLKKISKYEFDICFYIEKNIWNGNTYIQLNIKDIHIVQ